In Archangium violaceum, the following are encoded in one genomic region:
- a CDS encoding SDR family oxidoreductase, with the protein MSTVLVTGGSGFIGSHCILRLLAAGHQVRTTVRSLEREGDVRAMLKEGGAEPGDRLSFVAADLENDAGWPQAVAGCEFVLHVASPFPQNIPKNEEELIVPAREGALRVLRASRAAGVKRVVLTSSFAAIGYGQNPRGTPFNESNWTDLQGDDVIPYVKSKTLAERAAWDFIANEGGGLELSVINPVGVFGPVLGPDYSTSILMVQRLMDGAMPGCPRLYFGIVDVRDVADLHIRAMAHPSAKGERFLAVAGDFMPIIGIAKVLKDRMGAWARRVPTLQLPNWLVHLAALRDPAVRQILPELGKTKNATNEKAKRMLGWAPRSNEESLVATAESLVRLGLLKDSPKKG; encoded by the coding sequence ATGAGCACAGTCCTGGTGACAGGTGGATCGGGTTTCATCGGCAGCCATTGCATCCTGCGGCTCCTGGCGGCGGGCCATCAGGTGCGCACCACGGTGCGCAGCCTCGAGCGCGAGGGCGACGTGCGCGCCATGTTGAAGGAAGGCGGTGCCGAGCCGGGCGATCGCTTGTCATTCGTCGCCGCTGACCTCGAGAACGACGCGGGTTGGCCGCAAGCCGTCGCCGGCTGCGAGTTCGTGCTGCACGTGGCGTCGCCCTTTCCTCAGAACATTCCCAAGAACGAGGAGGAACTGATCGTGCCCGCACGCGAAGGCGCGCTGCGCGTCCTGCGTGCCTCACGCGCCGCGGGTGTCAAGCGCGTGGTGCTGACCTCTTCGTTCGCGGCGATCGGCTATGGCCAGAATCCGCGAGGAACGCCGTTCAACGAGTCGAACTGGACGGATCTCCAGGGCGATGACGTCATCCCCTACGTCAAATCGAAGACCCTGGCCGAACGCGCGGCCTGGGATTTCATCGCCAACGAAGGCGGCGGCTTGGAGCTCTCCGTCATCAATCCGGTGGGCGTGTTCGGCCCGGTCCTGGGGCCTGACTACTCGACCTCGATCCTCATGGTGCAGCGCCTGATGGACGGCGCCATGCCCGGGTGCCCGCGGCTCTATTTCGGCATCGTCGATGTACGAGATGTCGCCGACTTGCACATCCGCGCCATGGCCCATCCCTCGGCCAAGGGCGAACGCTTCCTCGCCGTCGCGGGCGATTTCATGCCAATCATCGGCATCGCCAAGGTGTTGAAGGACCGCATGGGCGCATGGGCCAGACGCGTGCCGACCCTACAACTGCCCAACTGGCTGGTGCACCTCGCCGCGCTGAGAGACCCCGCGGTGCGTCAGATCCTGCCCGAGCTCGGCAAGACGAAAAACGCCACCAACGAAAAGGCCAAGCGGATGCTGGGTTGGGCACCGCGCTCGAACGAGGAGTCCCTCGTCGCCACCGCCGAGAGTCTGGTGCGGCTCGGGCTTCTGAAGGACAGCCCGAAAAAAGGGTAG
- a CDS encoding S9 family peptidase encodes MRRSLFLLLGILSTLLAGAPAWAEEAGAPAPSAQPDAQLQARLELSARYNRLVELIRDSLVPPQWLREGERLIFWSAVGTDSGTWVLANARTGAMKPLLPSAELRTQLSQRVGKTVQLPQTMDFAIAPDQQGIVFRFEGQPFGLSLSDGRITALSPTDRAVLALSRSNLFSPDGRAVVVQHEGGFAVLGSDGRTRVERSGEENYAWQIPDKAWSPDSRFLMAIRNDLRGVHKVPVVDYTSALERVTLVPYVKSGTPLARSELYVVEPATGRVTRVPTTEGETYDWFAGWRPDGREALLLHLSREGKRLDLSAVEPSSGKLRRVLREERPESFVAGLDFAVEGWARQVTPLPDNSGFLWMSERDGWRHVYLYDHAGRLVRQITRGPFPVHQVVGVAPKGDAVFLLASADSAAPYEHLFYRGSLKGGALKRLSSGSGMHRITLSPSGGYYVDAWSSRVQPRLRDVASTDGATRFRLTTADASALTELGYKPPEALTVLADDGVTPLHGVLYKPRDFDPARRHPVIAYIYAGPFTTAVPWNFIGNAMSLNANAMAQMGFVVMMIDPRGTPGRSKAFQDVNYGRIGQTEIPDYVAGLRQTAATRPWMDMERVGIVGHSWGGYFALRGMLTAPEIFKAGYAGAPGALEEEAIINEPYLGLPSDNPAGYQAGSNLALAGNLKGALKMMHGSSDVNATLSTTMRMADALIRAGKHFELLIMPGQPHSPEPPAARYYLDDINLFFVRTLGGPR; translated from the coding sequence ATGCGACGCTCGCTCTTCCTCCTCCTCGGTATCCTGAGCACGCTCCTCGCAGGCGCCCCCGCCTGGGCAGAGGAGGCCGGCGCGCCAGCTCCCTCGGCCCAGCCCGATGCGCAGCTGCAGGCGCGGCTGGAGCTCTCGGCCCGGTACAACCGGCTCGTCGAGCTCATTCGCGACAGCCTCGTACCGCCGCAATGGCTCCGCGAGGGGGAGCGGCTGATCTTCTGGTCGGCAGTGGGGACGGACAGCGGAACCTGGGTGCTGGCCAACGCGCGGACGGGAGCGATGAAGCCACTGCTCCCCAGCGCTGAGCTGCGGACCCAGCTCTCTCAGCGGGTAGGCAAGACCGTTCAACTGCCGCAGACGATGGACTTCGCCATCGCACCGGATCAGCAGGGGATCGTCTTCCGATTCGAGGGACAGCCCTTCGGCCTGAGCCTGTCCGATGGACGCATCACGGCGCTCTCCCCGACTGACAGGGCGGTCCTGGCGCTCTCGCGGAGCAACCTCTTCTCCCCCGATGGCCGAGCCGTCGTCGTGCAGCATGAAGGCGGCTTCGCGGTACTGGGCAGCGACGGACGCACGCGGGTCGAGCGCAGCGGCGAGGAAAACTACGCCTGGCAGATTCCCGACAAGGCCTGGTCTCCTGACAGCCGCTTCCTGATGGCCATTCGCAACGACCTGCGCGGCGTCCACAAGGTCCCGGTGGTCGACTACACGAGCGCGCTCGAGCGCGTGACCCTGGTCCCCTACGTCAAGAGCGGGACACCCCTGGCGCGCTCGGAGCTCTACGTGGTCGAGCCGGCGACCGGCCGCGTGACACGCGTCCCAACGACCGAAGGTGAGACCTACGACTGGTTCGCGGGCTGGCGTCCCGATGGTCGCGAGGCGCTGCTCCTTCACCTCTCCCGTGAGGGCAAGCGGCTGGACCTCTCGGCCGTGGAGCCGAGCTCCGGCAAGCTCCGGCGGGTGCTGCGCGAGGAGCGACCCGAGAGCTTCGTGGCGGGGCTGGACTTCGCCGTGGAAGGCTGGGCCCGACAAGTCACTCCGCTGCCGGACAACAGTGGCTTTCTCTGGATGTCCGAGCGTGACGGATGGCGCCACGTCTATCTGTACGACCATGCCGGCAGGCTCGTGCGTCAGATCACCCGAGGCCCCTTCCCGGTCCATCAGGTGGTTGGCGTCGCTCCCAAGGGTGATGCGGTCTTCCTGCTCGCCTCCGCCGACAGCGCCGCGCCCTACGAACACCTCTTCTACCGGGGAAGCCTGAAGGGAGGCGCGCTGAAGCGGCTGTCGTCAGGCTCTGGCATGCACAGGATTACCCTCTCCCCGTCGGGCGGGTATTACGTCGACGCCTGGTCTTCTCGGGTGCAGCCGAGGCTGCGGGATGTGGCGTCCACGGACGGCGCGACACGCTTTCGCCTCACGACGGCGGATGCGAGTGCCCTCACGGAGCTGGGCTACAAGCCACCGGAGGCGCTCACCGTCCTGGCCGACGATGGCGTCACGCCTCTACACGGGGTGCTCTACAAGCCGCGCGACTTCGACCCCGCCAGACGCCATCCGGTCATCGCCTATATCTATGCGGGCCCCTTCACCACGGCCGTGCCCTGGAACTTCATCGGCAATGCCATGTCGCTCAATGCCAATGCCATGGCACAGATGGGCTTCGTCGTCATGATGATCGATCCGCGTGGCACGCCGGGTCGGAGCAAGGCCTTTCAGGACGTGAACTACGGCCGGATCGGCCAGACCGAGATTCCCGACTATGTCGCGGGTCTGAGACAGACCGCCGCCACCCGTCCCTGGATGGACATGGAGCGTGTCGGGATCGTCGGCCACTCGTGGGGCGGCTACTTCGCCCTGCGCGGCATGCTGACGGCGCCGGAGATCTTCAAGGCGGGCTACGCGGGAGCCCCAGGCGCGCTCGAAGAGGAGGCGATCATCAACGAGCCCTACCTCGGCCTCCCGAGCGACAACCCCGCCGGCTATCAGGCCGGGTCCAACCTCGCCCTGGCTGGAAACCTCAAAGGAGCCCTCAAGATGATGCACGGCTCCAGCGACGTGAACGCGACGCTCTCCACGACCATGCGCATGGCCGACGCCCTGATCCGCGCGGGCAAGCACTTCGAGCTGCTCATCATGCCGGGACAGCCGCACAGCCCCGAGCCCCCCGCGGCTCGCTACTATCTCGACGACATCAACCTGTTCTTCGTCCGGACCCTGGGCGGTCCGCGGTGA
- a CDS encoding LysR family transcriptional regulator, which translates to MEFRQLQLFVAVAEELHFGRAAARVGMAQPPFSQQIRRLETELGVELLTRTSRRVALTPAGSRLLEDARELLAKRKDVITAVQRAARGESGTLRISFGASSAFGLLPGIVLRFRSRFPEVTLHIDDRERQEIGAALLAGDVDLAILRAPFRYEGVTVERLLRERFILALPASHRRAREKVFALSSLASEAFILFPRHSAPGLHDTITSMCVAAGFSPQILLEAGSWPSVLSMVEAGLGITIAPMSARALRLKGVAFRELRGASGWAELAIAFSGPEPSPAAAHFRRIAHETVARVE; encoded by the coding sequence ATGGAATTTCGCCAGCTCCAACTCTTCGTCGCAGTGGCGGAAGAGCTGCACTTCGGCCGGGCCGCCGCTCGGGTGGGGATGGCTCAGCCCCCCTTCAGCCAGCAGATCCGCAGGCTCGAGACCGAGCTTGGAGTTGAGCTGCTCACCCGGACCAGCCGGCGCGTGGCCCTGACCCCGGCGGGGAGTCGGCTCCTGGAGGACGCCCGGGAGCTTCTGGCGAAACGCAAGGACGTGATCACCGCCGTTCAGCGAGCGGCCCGCGGGGAGAGCGGAACACTGAGGATCAGCTTCGGTGCGTCGTCGGCCTTTGGGCTCCTGCCTGGCATCGTACTCCGGTTCCGGTCACGGTTTCCGGAGGTGACACTTCATATCGACGACCGAGAGCGGCAGGAGATCGGTGCGGCGCTCCTGGCCGGAGACGTGGACCTGGCGATCCTCCGGGCGCCTTTCAGGTATGAAGGGGTGACCGTCGAACGGCTGCTCCGAGAGCGCTTCATCCTGGCGCTCCCGGCGTCGCATCGCAGAGCTCGCGAGAAGGTCTTCGCCCTGTCGTCGCTGGCGAGCGAGGCCTTCATTCTGTTCCCCCGGCACTCGGCACCCGGTCTGCACGACACGATCACGAGCATGTGTGTGGCGGCGGGGTTCTCGCCCCAGATCCTCTTGGAGGCCGGTTCCTGGCCCTCCGTCCTCAGCATGGTCGAAGCGGGCCTCGGTATCACCATCGCTCCCATGTCGGCGCGAGCGCTTCGGCTGAAGGGAGTGGCCTTCAGGGAGTTGCGCGGCGCCTCGGGATGGGCGGAGCTGGCGATTGCCTTTTCAGGTCCGGAACCGTCGCCCGCCGCGGCGCACTTCCGTAGGATTGCCCACGAGACGGTCGCACGCGTCGAGTGA